The proteins below are encoded in one region of Rhizobium sp. 9140:
- the phnN gene encoding phosphonate metabolism protein/1,5-bisphosphokinase (PRPP-forming) PhnN: MTPDHPTGGTGAMIVVVGPSGAGKDSVIDYAMDRLKSTSAEVELVRRVITRAQDAGGEDHEAISPAEFRACAERGAFAVHWEAHGLHYGIPAACQAKLEEGRTLIANGSRAVLDRFRDAFPRVAVVNIVASPEVIAARLIARARESEADIRQRLARQVPDIDGDPHLTTIDNSGPLEEAGERFAAFVLLLAKAEAS, translated from the coding sequence CCCGGATCACCCGACCGGCGGCACCGGCGCCATGATCGTCGTCGTCGGCCCGAGCGGTGCCGGCAAGGACAGCGTCATCGACTATGCCATGGACCGGCTGAAGAGCACATCGGCCGAGGTCGAACTCGTCCGCCGCGTCATCACGCGCGCCCAGGATGCGGGCGGTGAGGATCATGAAGCTATCTCACCCGCGGAATTTCGGGCCTGTGCGGAACGGGGGGCATTCGCCGTGCATTGGGAGGCCCATGGGCTGCATTACGGCATCCCCGCCGCATGCCAGGCCAAGCTGGAAGAGGGACGTACGCTGATCGCCAATGGCAGCCGCGCCGTGCTTGACCGGTTCCGGGATGCCTTTCCACGCGTGGCGGTCGTCAATATCGTGGCGTCGCCCGAGGTCATCGCGGCACGGCTGATCGCCCGCGCCCGGGAAAGCGAAGCGGACATCCGCCAGCGCCTTGCCCGTCAGGTACCCGACATCGACGGCGATCCGCACCTGACCACCATCGACAATAGCGGCCCGCTGGAAGAGGCCGGCGAACGATTCGCGGCCTTCGTCCTGTTGCTGGCGAAAGCCGAAGCCAGCTAA